Proteins encoded by one window of Deinococcus aerophilus:
- a CDS encoding IMPACT family protein: MSAGLPDPFTTLAGEHRHSDVVENSEFLAFAARADTPEQALAFLSEVRARYPDATHHCWAYRIGALYRFNDDGEPGGTAGAPMLRAIEGQGVDHVMAVVVRYYGGVKLGTGGLVRAYGGAAAECLRTAPKLEVRPRQTLSVAVPFEHLGALYHLLDTFDTVRGEEAYTASGITLAVAVYPGDADAFAAALRDGTRGEAEVGGEAAP, translated from the coding sequence GTGAGCGCCGGGCTTCCCGATCCCTTCACCACTCTGGCCGGCGAGCACCGCCACAGCGATGTGGTGGAGAACAGCGAGTTCCTGGCCTTCGCCGCGCGGGCCGACACGCCGGAGCAGGCGCTGGCCTTTCTGAGCGAGGTCCGGGCGCGCTACCCCGACGCCACCCACCACTGCTGGGCCTACCGCATCGGCGCGCTGTACCGCTTCAACGACGATGGCGAGCCGGGCGGCACGGCAGGGGCACCCATGCTGCGGGCCATTGAGGGTCAGGGCGTGGATCACGTCATGGCCGTGGTTGTGCGCTACTACGGCGGCGTCAAGCTGGGCACCGGCGGGCTGGTGCGGGCCTATGGCGGTGCGGCGGCCGAGTGTCTGCGCACGGCCCCCAAACTGGAGGTGCGGCCCCGCCAGACCCTGTCGGTGGCCGTGCCGTTTGAACACCTGGGAGCGCTGTACCACCTGCTCGACACCTTCGATACCGTGCGCGGCGAGGAGGCGTACACGGCCTCGGGCATCACGCTGGCCGTGGCGGTGTATCCCGGCGACGCCGACGCCTTTGCGGCGGCGCTGCGCGACGGCACCCGGGGCGAGGCCGAGGTGGGTGGGGAGGCCGCGCCCTGA
- a CDS encoding NUDIX domain-containing protein — MSDSRPAPPTAHPNWATLTEDESRPWNTLSTRVLVDGFRVVLEDRVQVRPGVETLYQYRPRGPRAVFVLPVTPAGEAVLIRQYRYPLRATITEVVAGGVERGEDLVPAAARELLEEVGGVAGEWVPLPGFYPQPSISGVVFYATLALNVVLGDMQHEDTETIERLVVPLPEAYRMLEAGEIGDGPSSLTLWHARRHLVERGLL, encoded by the coding sequence ATGAGCGATTCCCGCCCGGCGCCCCCCACAGCTCATCCGAACTGGGCCACGCTGACCGAGGACGAGTCCCGGCCCTGGAACACGCTGTCCACCCGCGTGCTGGTGGACGGCTTCCGGGTGGTCTTGGAAGACCGCGTGCAGGTCCGCCCCGGTGTGGAGACGCTGTACCAGTACCGTCCGCGGGGGCCGCGCGCCGTGTTCGTGCTGCCGGTCACGCCCGCCGGCGAGGCCGTGCTGATCCGCCAGTACCGCTATCCGCTGCGCGCCACCATCACCGAGGTTGTGGCGGGGGGCGTGGAACGCGGCGAGGACCTCGTGCCCGCCGCCGCCCGCGAACTGCTGGAGGAGGTCGGCGGCGTGGCGGGCGAGTGGGTGCCGCTGCCCGGCTTCTATCCCCAGCCCAGCATCAGCGGCGTGGTCTTCTACGCCACCCTGGCGCTGAATGTGGTGCTGGGCGACATGCAGCACGAGGACACCGAGACCATCGAGCGGCTGGTCGTGCCGTTGCCCGAAGCCTACCGCATGCTGGAGGCCGGTGAGATAGGAGACGGCCCCAGCAGCCTGACGTTGTGGCACGCGCGGAGGCATCTGGTGGAGCGCGGCTTGCTGTGA